The Desertibacillus haloalkaliphilus genome includes a window with the following:
- a CDS encoding TRAP transporter small permease, with protein IAEQLLGWGQQSPALKIPMGLVYMATPIGMGLTAIRIIQQLIKQVKALLGKETFEVKTEQEIALEKEAEAVEDGQQEVTNKK; from the coding sequence GCATTGCTGAACAGCTCCTTGGATGGGGACAACAATCACCAGCTTTGAAAATCCCAATGGGGCTCGTCTATATGGCAACACCAATCGGAATGGGACTTACAGCGATCCGGATTATTCAACAGTTAATTAAGCAAGTGAAAGCCTTGCTTGGAAAAGAAACGTTTGAAGTCAAGACCGAACAAGAGATAGCTCTTGAAAAAGAAGCCGAAGCCGTCGAAGACGGACAGCAGGAAGTAACGAATAAGAAATAG